The Arachis duranensis cultivar V14167 chromosome 2, aradu.V14167.gnm2.J7QH, whole genome shotgun sequence genome has a window encoding:
- the LOC107475703 gene encoding root meristem growth factor 10, protein MSSIITYLLLLIFLFISLHACNARHLSTLDKKKMEKKPHFSFKNNSGDDEKKVLGSNPKQVNEEGGNDNKKVKTNRLVSSDSDENPNNRNRRRSTKNQRVLKAKGKGATKTTNSLVSSSSISWRVPHKKPSEKNNPGFNLDYSPPKTHPPSHN, encoded by the exons ATGTCATCTATAATCACATATCTccttcttcttatctttctttttatttccttGCATGCATGTAATGCTCGCCATCTTAGCACTCTtgataagaagaagatggagaagaAACCTCACTTCTCCTTCAAG AATAATAGtggtgatgatgagaaaaaagtATTAGGTTCCAATCCAAAGCAAGTTAATGAAGAAGGTGGTAATGACAATAAGAAGGTGAAGACTAATCGGTTGGTTTCTTCTGATTCTGATGAGAACCCTAATAATAGAAACcgaagaagaagcactaaaaaCCAAAGGGTGCTCAAAGCAAAGGGAAAAGGTGCCACTAAAACTACTAATTCTCttgtatcatcatcatcaatttcaTGGCGTGTTCCTCACAAGAAACCTAGTGAGAAAAATAATCCAGGGTTTAACTTGGACTATTCACCACCCAAGACACATCCTCCTTCTCACaactaa